The following are encoded together in the Robertmurraya sp. FSL R5-0851 genome:
- a CDS encoding DUF6329 domain-containing protein, protein MESLFGRKVRNLVELKEITENTMKLGQRGQRYIIVKEVELDYNDFHSFANDFFKDQPWITGVAGGVNENWEILCIRVVNKDTDDKVLVNSEGYDYPRYTAIENN, encoded by the coding sequence ATGGAATCTTTGTTTGGAAGAAAAGTTCGTAATCTAGTGGAGTTAAAGGAAATTACTGAAAATACTATGAAACTGGGGCAGCGCGGTCAAAGATATATCATAGTGAAAGAAGTGGAGTTGGATTACAATGATTTTCACAGTTTTGCGAATGACTTTTTTAAGGACCAGCCTTGGATCACTGGGGTAGCAGGTGGGGTGAATGAAAACTGGGAGATCCTCTGCATTAGAGTCGTTAATAAAGATACTGATGATAAAGTTCTGGTTAACAGCGAAGGCTACGATTATCCAAGATATACGGCAATTGAAAATAATTAG
- a CDS encoding virulence RhuM family protein translates to MDSKIIMYQTEDGLTKIETNFDGDTVWLSIDQMAELFQRDKSTISRHIKNIFTEGELERDSVVANYATTATDGKTYHVDYYNLDVIISVGYRVKSLRGTQFRIWASSILKEYLKKGFAMNDDLLKNAGGGNYFQELLERIRDIRSSEKVFYRQILDIYATSIDYDPKASESMEFFKIVQNKMHYAAHGYTAAEIVYLRANADKDLMGMTSFDGKSLRKADASIAKNYLSEDEIKILNRLVTAYLEFAELQAIRQRPMYMKDWIGKLDDFIKMSGSELLNHAGKISHEKAKYKAELEYQKYKERSKAQLTQVERDFIDHMKTAQKQLEQGKGKNSGR, encoded by the coding sequence ATGGATTCGAAAATAATCATGTATCAGACTGAAGACGGATTAACTAAAATAGAAACAAATTTTGATGGTGACACTGTATGGCTTTCAATAGATCAAATGGCAGAGTTATTTCAGAGGGATAAATCTACAATCTCGCGACATATAAAAAATATTTTTACTGAAGGCGAGCTTGAACGTGATTCAGTTGTTGCAAATTATGCAACAACTGCGACGGATGGCAAAACCTATCATGTTGACTACTATAACCTCGATGTTATAATTTCAGTCGGTTATCGGGTAAAGTCGCTTCGTGGCACACAATTTCGTATCTGGGCAAGCAGTATCTTAAAAGAGTATTTGAAAAAAGGTTTTGCTATGAACGATGACCTTCTTAAGAACGCGGGTGGGGGTAATTATTTTCAGGAACTTCTAGAACGCATTAGAGATATTCGTTCAAGTGAGAAAGTCTTTTATCGACAAATACTTGATATTTATGCAACAAGTATTGATTATGATCCCAAGGCATCGGAATCAATGGAGTTTTTTAAAATAGTACAAAATAAAATGCACTATGCAGCTCATGGTTATACAGCTGCAGAAATTGTTTATTTGCGTGCTAATGCAGACAAAGACTTGATGGGAATGACATCTTTTGATGGTAAGAGTTTAAGAAAAGCGGATGCCTCAATTGCCAAGAATTATTTAAGTGAAGATGAGATAAAGATTTTGAATAGATTAGTTACTGCTTATTTAGAATTTGCCGAGCTACAGGCAATTAGACAAAGACCTATGTATATGAAGGATTGGATAGGGAAACTAGATGACTTTATAAAAATGAGTGGAAGCGAATTGCTAAATCATGCCGGAAAAATTAGCCACGAAAAGGCAAAATATAAAGCAGAATTGGAGTATCAAAAATATAAAGAACGAAGCAAAGCTCAATTAACGCAAGTTGAGAGAGATTTTATTGACCATATGAAGACTGCACAGAAGCAGCTTGAACAAGGAAAAGGTAAAAATAGTGGGAGATAA
- a CDS encoding type II secretion system protein, translating into MTSKKKTTMRLLKEKGFTLIELLVTMVILGIIAMIAVPSVVELLEKAKVEVCLANRLELRNNYLTYIQLEGIQDSLVVFNEYFNNYGDEICPEHGVVIYKDGEVLCSIHSESGEENEDVPFL; encoded by the coding sequence ATGACCTCTAAGAAGAAGACAACTATGCGTTTGTTGAAAGAGAAAGGATTCACATTGATTGAATTGCTGGTCACCATGGTAATATTAGGAATTATTGCAATGATTGCCGTTCCAAGTGTAGTTGAGTTGCTAGAGAAGGCTAAAGTAGAGGTTTGTTTAGCCAATCGGTTAGAGTTGAGAAATAATTATTTAACATATATTCAGCTTGAGGGGATTCAAGACTCGTTGGTTGTGTTTAATGAATATTTTAATAATTATGGTGATGAGATATGTCCTGAACATGGAGTGGTTATCTATAAAGATGGTGAGGTATTGTGTAGCATTCATTCTGAATCTGGTGAAGAGAATGAGGATGTTCCGTTTTTATAG
- a CDS encoding polysaccharide biosynthesis protein: protein MSFQKRLTFLTVLDSLIVLTAIYISYIILHPTVQVFTYKTLLISSVTLLVSHHIFASYYRLYQKAWQYASVGELVAIVKAVSFAVMSAAVVQLVLFQDIYVRALSLAWMMHVLLIGGSRFSWRVYRDRYIKPKSEQERALIVGAGAAGTLLARQLLNNQDAGIVPVAFIDDNTHLLKLDIHGIPVVGTSVSIQEAVEEWNIDKVIIAIPSLSKKEMNSIFQECAKTKAKTVIMPKVEDVMIGRVSVKQFRDVEVEDLLGRDPVELDMDSISKKITGNTILVTGAGGSIGSEICRQVSKFQPKKLLLLGHGENSIYQIDMEIRNKYKNDFEIIPIIADIQDRHRIFEVMELHRPDVVYHAAAHKHVPLMEYNPKESVKNNVIGTKNVAEAADTFSIGTFVLVSSDKAVNPTNVMGSTKRIAEMVIQHLAQHSKTKFVAVRFGNVLGSRGSVIPLFKKQIQAGGPVTVTHPDMTRYFMTIPEASRLVIQAGALARGGEIFVLDMGEPVKIVDLAKNLIKLSGYTIEEIGIQYSGIRPGEKMYEELLGDNEVHREAVFPKIFIGKAVLGGYEEVEYLIHEFVQMTSMEIQEYVLGLANKKSVQENEFVS, encoded by the coding sequence TTGTCTTTTCAAAAAAGGTTAACATTTTTAACCGTGTTAGACTCACTTATCGTTTTAACAGCCATCTATATAAGCTATATCATACTCCATCCGACAGTCCAGGTCTTTACATACAAGACCCTATTGATTAGTTCCGTTACCTTACTGGTTAGCCATCATATCTTTGCATCATATTATCGTTTATATCAGAAGGCCTGGCAGTATGCGAGTGTCGGAGAACTAGTAGCCATTGTGAAAGCCGTGAGCTTTGCGGTTATGTCAGCAGCAGTTGTTCAATTAGTTCTATTTCAGGACATCTATGTAAGGGCGTTATCTCTTGCATGGATGATGCATGTGTTATTGATCGGTGGCTCAAGGTTTTCATGGAGAGTATACCGAGATCGTTATATTAAGCCGAAAAGTGAACAAGAAAGAGCACTTATCGTTGGAGCAGGAGCAGCAGGAACTCTACTTGCGCGCCAATTATTAAATAATCAAGATGCGGGAATTGTCCCAGTTGCTTTTATCGATGATAATACACACTTACTAAAGCTTGATATACATGGAATACCTGTTGTTGGGACATCAGTGAGTATTCAAGAAGCAGTAGAAGAGTGGAATATTGATAAAGTAATCATTGCCATTCCATCACTTAGTAAAAAAGAAATGAATAGCATTTTTCAGGAATGCGCAAAAACCAAGGCGAAAACAGTGATTATGCCAAAAGTGGAAGATGTGATGATCGGACGAGTTTCTGTAAAACAATTCCGCGATGTTGAAGTGGAAGACTTACTTGGTCGTGATCCAGTCGAGCTTGATATGGATAGTATTTCGAAAAAGATTACTGGTAATACGATTCTTGTAACTGGAGCTGGTGGATCAATCGGTTCAGAGATTTGCCGACAAGTAAGTAAATTTCAGCCGAAAAAGCTTTTGTTATTAGGACATGGCGAAAACTCCATTTATCAGATTGATATGGAGATTAGAAACAAATACAAAAATGATTTTGAAATCATTCCGATTATCGCAGATATTCAAGATCGTCATCGTATCTTCGAGGTGATGGAACTACATCGACCAGATGTGGTTTATCACGCAGCGGCGCATAAGCATGTACCGTTAATGGAGTACAATCCAAAGGAATCTGTAAAGAACAATGTAATTGGAACAAAAAATGTAGCAGAAGCAGCAGATACGTTCTCGATTGGAACGTTCGTGCTTGTTTCTTCAGACAAAGCAGTAAACCCAACGAATGTGATGGGATCCACGAAGCGGATTGCTGAGATGGTCATTCAGCATTTGGCACAACATAGCAAGACGAAGTTTGTGGCTGTTCGATTTGGGAATGTACTCGGTAGTCGTGGAAGTGTAATTCCTTTATTTAAAAAGCAGATTCAAGCTGGTGGCCCAGTAACGGTAACACATCCGGATATGACTCGATACTTTATGACGATTCCGGAAGCTTCTAGATTGGTGATTCAAGCAGGTGCTCTAGCTCGTGGAGGAGAAATCTTTGTTCTTGATATGGGAGAACCGGTTAAGATTGTGGATCTAGCGAAGAACCTTATTAAACTTTCTGGATATACAATAGAAGAAATCGGGATTCAATACTCGGGAATTCGCCCCGGAGAGAAGATGTATGAAGAGCTTCTTGGGGATAATGAAGTGCATAGAGAAGCGGTGTTTCCGAAGATTTTTATCGGGAAGGCTGTTTTGGGTGGATATGAGGAAGTGGAGTATTTAATCCATGAGTTTGTTCAGATGACTTCTATGGAAATTCAGGAGTATGTTCTGGGATTAGCGAATAAGAAAAGTGTACAAGAAAATGAATTTGTAAGTTAA
- a CDS encoding tyrosine-protein phosphatase, producing MIDIHCHILPSLDDGAKDISESVAMAREAVKEGIDTIIATPHHKNGRYDNNKQTIIEEVTKLNEVLQKGQIPLKILPGQETRIFGEFLEEEELIHILPLNQTQYVFVELPSGHVPRYTDRLLFDIQLKGLTPIIVHPERNTEIITNPDILYNLVKKGALTQLTASSVAGYFGKKIQKFSTQLIEANLTHFLASDAHNVNNRTFLMMDALDIVESKFGNDMVYFYTENAELLIEGKNVMKEIPEKVKVKKFLGIF from the coding sequence ATGATTGATATCCATTGTCATATCCTCCCATCTCTTGATGATGGAGCGAAGGATATAAGTGAGTCCGTTGCAATGGCAAGAGAAGCGGTAAAGGAAGGCATTGATACAATTATCGCTACTCCCCATCATAAAAACGGGCGTTATGACAACAATAAGCAAACGATTATTGAAGAGGTAACCAAGTTGAATGAGGTACTTCAGAAGGGACAAATCCCCTTGAAGATTCTCCCAGGTCAGGAAACGAGAATCTTTGGTGAATTTCTTGAAGAAGAAGAGCTTATTCATATCCTTCCATTAAATCAAACTCAATATGTATTCGTGGAGCTCCCTTCAGGTCATGTACCTAGATATACCGATCGATTACTATTTGATATTCAGCTAAAAGGATTAACACCGATTATCGTTCACCCAGAACGAAACACAGAAATAATCACGAATCCGGATATTTTATACAACCTCGTCAAGAAAGGGGCTCTTACTCAACTAACAGCTTCAAGTGTAGCAGGATATTTCGGGAAGAAAATCCAGAAGTTTTCCACACAGCTGATCGAGGCAAATCTTACTCATTTTCTAGCATCTGATGCACATAATGTGAATAATCGAACATTTTTGATGATGGATGCGCTAGATATCGTGGAGTCTAAGTTCGGAAATGACATGGTCTACTTCTATACAGAAAATGCAGAACTACTAATTGAAGGAAAGAACGTGATGAAAGAGATTCCAGAAAAAGTGAAAGTAAAGAAGTTTCTAGGAATCTTTTAA
- a CDS encoding CpsD/CapB family tyrosine-protein kinase, with protein sequence MAFKKEKKSKVSDFKRKLVVKNDPKSPVSEQYRTIRTNIQFSQIDNEIRTLMVTSSGPGEGKSTTVANLATVFAQQGNKVLLVDADMRKPTVHYTFSITNTFGLTTVLTKQSDLDDAVTQIDTSNLYVLPCGPIPPNPSELLSSRSMDEFLETALKVYDLVIFDTPPVLVVTDAQLLANKCDGTVLVVSSGFTEKENAVKAKEQLTTSKAKLLGVILNNKKQDQSQYYYYYGGK encoded by the coding sequence TTGGCGTTTAAAAAAGAAAAAAAATCAAAGGTGTCGGACTTTAAGCGTAAGCTCGTAGTAAAGAACGATCCTAAATCTCCTGTATCAGAGCAATATCGTACGATCCGTACCAATATTCAATTTTCACAAATAGATAATGAAATCCGTACGTTAATGGTTACTTCATCCGGACCTGGAGAAGGGAAATCTACGACTGTAGCCAATTTAGCAACTGTGTTCGCTCAACAGGGAAATAAAGTCCTGCTGGTCGACGCGGATATGAGAAAACCAACCGTTCACTATACTTTTAGCATTACGAATACATTCGGGCTAACAACTGTACTAACCAAGCAATCCGACTTAGATGATGCCGTAACACAAATTGATACATCAAATTTATATGTATTACCTTGTGGGCCAATTCCCCCGAATCCATCCGAACTACTTAGCTCACGTTCTATGGATGAGTTTTTGGAGACAGCTTTAAAAGTGTATGATCTGGTAATATTTGACACTCCTCCTGTGTTAGTGGTGACAGATGCTCAGCTACTAGCGAATAAGTGTGATGGAACGGTGCTAGTTGTTTCATCAGGTTTCACAGAAAAAGAAAATGCGGTAAAAGCGAAAGAACAGCTAACCACATCAAAAGCCAAGTTATTAGGGGTTATTTTAAACAATAAGAAGCAAGACCAATCTCAATACTATTACTATTATGGTGGCAAATAG
- a CDS encoding YveK family protein yields MEETISLKELFLTLKKRLSLIALITILFATISGLISYFYLTPIYQASTQILVNQSKNEQNTYSAGEVQTNLQLINTYNVIIKSPAILDLVIKELDLNMTTGQLNGKITVQSEQNSQVVTISVQDADPNLAADIANETASIFQAEIKDIMNVDNVSILAKAVVLDNQSPIKPQPLMNIAIALIVGLMIGVGLAFLMEYLDNTIKTEQDIEQTLGLPVLGAIPTIQETVPETSRSSKTRTRGERVGV; encoded by the coding sequence ATGGAAGAGACAATAAGTTTAAAAGAACTATTTCTAACGTTAAAAAAACGTCTTAGTTTAATAGCTTTAATTACGATTCTATTTGCAACAATTAGTGGTTTGATTAGTTATTTTTACCTTACTCCGATTTATCAAGCATCAACGCAAATCCTTGTAAACCAATCAAAAAATGAACAAAACACTTACAGTGCTGGTGAAGTTCAGACCAACCTTCAATTAATCAACACGTACAACGTCATTATTAAAAGCCCAGCTATCCTAGATTTAGTCATTAAAGAACTTGATCTAAATATGACAACGGGCCAGCTAAATGGAAAAATTACCGTTCAAAGTGAGCAAAACTCTCAGGTAGTGACCATTTCTGTTCAAGACGCAGATCCAAATTTAGCAGCTGATATAGCGAATGAGACGGCTTCCATTTTCCAAGCAGAAATCAAAGACATTATGAATGTAGACAATGTTAGCATCTTAGCTAAAGCAGTAGTTTTAGACAATCAATCTCCAATTAAGCCGCAGCCATTAATGAATATCGCCATTGCCCTTATCGTAGGGTTGATGATCGGTGTTGGGTTAGCGTTTCTAATGGAGTACCTTGATAACACAATCAAGACAGAACAGGATATAGAGCAAACATTAGGACTACCTGTACTAGGTGCTATCCCAACCATTCAAGAAACCGTGCCAGAAACAAGCCGTTCAAGCAAAACACGTACAAGAGGTGAGAGAGTTGGCGTTTAA
- a CDS encoding SGNH/GDSL hydrolase family protein: MRAFFTTMIGLLCLILLILGNLHWQKKTEVTGSGSSQQATVSEEGSEAFAQVEPVLNYTTNWSEQEKMHFQTALSENRPYHILIVGSEQLGEGESSWPILFQNEVVATYGENVISIESRTYTETTSEFVESGKQAEFIANQADLIIWEPFILSDNAVVPIEATLENISSVINEVKESNPNTTFILQPPNPLYQPKLYKTQVEELKAFAEAQGIPYLDHWTSWPDPMSEQIREYLNEYNQPNEKGHRVWADYLVQRFISQ; the protein is encoded by the coding sequence TTGCGAGCCTTTTTTACCACTATGATTGGACTTTTATGTTTGATTCTACTTATTCTCGGGAACTTACATTGGCAAAAGAAAACCGAAGTAACAGGAAGTGGTTCAAGTCAACAAGCTACTGTTTCGGAGGAAGGTTCGGAAGCATTTGCGCAAGTGGAGCCAGTCCTAAATTACACAACCAATTGGTCTGAGCAAGAAAAAATGCATTTCCAAACTGCTCTATCTGAAAATCGTCCCTATCATATTCTTATTGTTGGATCAGAACAACTAGGTGAAGGTGAATCTTCTTGGCCTATTTTATTTCAGAATGAAGTGGTAGCTACATATGGAGAAAATGTTATTTCTATTGAATCAAGGACCTACACAGAAACTACATCAGAGTTTGTTGAATCTGGAAAGCAAGCAGAATTCATTGCGAATCAAGCAGACCTGATTATCTGGGAGCCTTTTATCTTAAGTGATAATGCGGTTGTTCCGATTGAAGCTACCCTAGAGAATATCTCATCTGTGATTAATGAGGTAAAAGAATCGAATCCGAATACAACATTTATTCTCCAGCCTCCAAATCCCTTGTACCAACCAAAGCTTTATAAAACACAAGTAGAAGAGTTAAAAGCATTCGCTGAGGCACAAGGAATACCCTATCTCGATCACTGGACAAGTTGGCCTGACCCTATGTCTGAGCAAATACGCGAATATTTAAATGAATACAATCAACCGAATGAAAAAGGACATCGCGTTTGGGCAGATTACTTAGTTCAACGGTTTATAAGCCAATAA
- a CDS encoding C40 family peptidase: MKKKVVSLTSAVLLTSTFATQALASTYTVQKGDTLTRIAVKHNTTVSSLKSLNQLSTDMIYINQVLKVVEASSPTQTVQTPVVTPTTTEVKTHTVVAGDSLSKIARIYNISLNDLRKWNNLTNDLIYPGQKFVVSAPSSTVSSPVTAPVVSTPAPVTPVVTTPTTTPSVSEYIVRSGDYLGKIAPQFGLTVQELKTLNGLTSDRIYVGQKLLVSKAGASTPPTEAVTTPTPTATPVVDFAKTLMGVPYVWGGSTPSGFDCSGFIHYVFNQTGTKIGRYSTDGYYSRSYYVDQPQVGDLVFFENTYKAGISHMGIYLGNNEFIHADGTKGVMITSLDNSYYKQRFDGFKRFY, encoded by the coding sequence ATGAAGAAAAAAGTCGTATCTCTTACGTCCGCTGTTCTACTAACTTCTACCTTTGCCACTCAAGCACTTGCTAGCACCTATACTGTACAAAAAGGAGATACCTTGACTCGTATTGCAGTGAAACACAACACCACTGTCTCGTCATTAAAATCCTTAAATCAGTTATCTACTGATATGATTTATATTAACCAGGTTTTAAAGGTGGTCGAAGCTTCATCTCCTACTCAAACCGTACAGACTCCAGTTGTTACACCAACCACAACTGAAGTAAAAACCCATACTGTTGTAGCTGGAGATAGTTTAAGCAAGATTGCTCGAATCTATAATATTTCTTTAAATGATCTCAGAAAATGGAATAACCTAACAAATGATTTAATTTATCCTGGACAGAAGTTTGTGGTATCAGCCCCTTCTAGTACAGTAAGTTCACCTGTTACTGCACCTGTTGTTTCTACACCAGCGCCAGTTACACCAGTTGTTACGACCCCAACAACTACTCCATCTGTAAGCGAATATATTGTAAGAAGCGGTGACTATTTAGGGAAAATTGCTCCACAGTTCGGGCTAACGGTCCAAGAATTAAAAACACTTAATGGACTAACTTCTGATCGGATTTATGTTGGTCAAAAATTACTAGTAAGTAAGGCGGGTGCTTCAACCCCACCTACAGAAGCGGTAACAACTCCAACACCTACGGCTACACCAGTGGTTGATTTTGCAAAAACTCTGATGGGAGTTCCTTATGTTTGGGGAGGAAGCACTCCTTCTGGCTTTGACTGCAGCGGCTTTATTCATTATGTATTCAATCAGACTGGAACGAAGATTGGACGCTATTCTACCGATGGTTACTATAGTCGTTCCTATTATGTGGACCAACCTCAGGTTGGGGACCTAGTATTCTTTGAAAATACATACAAAGCTGGTATCTCTCATATGGGAATTTATCTCGGAAACAATGAATTTATTCACGCAGATGGAACCAAGGGTGTTATGATTACTAGCCTTGACAACTCGTATTATAAGCAACGATTTGATGGGTTTAAGAGATTTTATTAG
- the galE gene encoding UDP-glucose 4-epimerase GalE, which produces MKILVTGGAGYIGSHTCVALLEAGHEVIVADNLSNSKIEALDKIKQITNKEVVFYQVDVTNESEVESIFNNHKIDGVIHFAGYKAVGESVEKPISYYYNNVVSTLVLSNACLKYGVQRFVFSSSATVYGDNKVPFVETMDLLPTTNPYGETKAMSERILTDIVKANPSFSVALLRYFNPVGAHKSGLIGEAPNGIPNNLMPYVTQVAKGKLDKLRVFGNDYPTPDGTGVRDYIHVVDLAEGHVAALNDLTTGVKVFNLGTGKGTSVLELIHAFEKANEIKVPYEIVDRRAGDIASFYADTQKAEKELGWKAKLDVIDMCKDAWHFERNQ; this is translated from the coding sequence ATGAAAATTTTAGTGACTGGTGGAGCTGGTTATATCGGTTCCCATACATGTGTGGCATTACTAGAGGCAGGACATGAAGTTATCGTAGCAGATAATTTAAGTAATAGTAAAATAGAGGCGTTAGATAAGATTAAGCAAATTACTAATAAAGAAGTAGTTTTTTACCAAGTGGACGTAACAAATGAATCAGAGGTTGAATCGATTTTTAACAATCATAAAATCGATGGGGTTATTCACTTTGCAGGTTACAAAGCAGTTGGAGAGTCGGTCGAGAAGCCAATTTCCTATTACTACAACAATGTTGTAAGTACATTAGTTTTAAGTAATGCTTGTTTGAAGTATGGAGTACAGCGCTTTGTCTTTAGTTCCTCAGCAACCGTTTACGGCGACAATAAAGTACCATTCGTTGAAACAATGGATCTTTTACCAACAACTAACCCGTATGGGGAAACAAAAGCTATGAGTGAAAGAATTCTAACGGATATTGTAAAAGCAAATCCATCCTTCTCGGTTGCATTACTTAGATACTTTAATCCAGTGGGTGCTCATAAAAGTGGTCTAATTGGTGAGGCTCCAAATGGTATCCCTAATAACCTCATGCCTTATGTAACTCAAGTAGCTAAAGGGAAACTAGATAAATTAAGGGTGTTTGGGAACGATTACCCTACTCCAGATGGTACAGGGGTTCGGGATTATATTCATGTAGTGGACTTAGCTGAAGGACATGTGGCAGCGCTAAACGATTTAACTACAGGGGTTAAAGTATTCAATCTAGGGACTGGTAAAGGTACAAGCGTACTAGAGCTCATTCATGCTTTTGAAAAAGCAAACGAGATCAAAGTTCCGTATGAAATTGTTGATCGAAGAGCTGGTGACATTGCTTCTTTTTATGCAGATACCCAAAAAGCTGAGAAAGAACTAGGTTGGAAAGCAAAGCTTGATGTAATTGATATGTGCAAGGATGCTTGGCACTTTGAAAGAAATCAATGA
- a CDS encoding HD-GYP domain-containing protein encodes MININEKDFIETVQVKGLQVSLLASSSSTEIIHHKLDNGANWALEPEEGWEALEYLLVLSGELKTFPYNEKVPNLKAGDSFLKHPVKEVYTFQAVGTTEFLYVTSQPIFHRYSKIVNEMIELVKSIEAKDGYTLNHCTRITRLSMIIGEAMGMDSEQILKLNLASFFHDVGKVEIPENILKKPGKLTDEEWITMRKHPTIGRNLLEGSNIPVLASVAKIVEQHHERFDGKGYPKGLTGDEISMEAAIISVVDSFDAMTTDRVYQERRSPEYAFNELLQCRGTMYHPEVVDKFIELKDSILGVSEK; translated from the coding sequence ATGATTAATATAAATGAAAAAGATTTTATTGAGACTGTTCAAGTAAAGGGTTTGCAAGTATCCTTACTTGCCTCAAGCAGTTCAACCGAGATCATTCATCATAAACTGGATAATGGCGCAAATTGGGCATTGGAGCCTGAGGAGGGTTGGGAAGCTCTAGAATATCTTCTTGTCTTAAGTGGAGAACTAAAAACCTTCCCTTATAATGAAAAGGTTCCTAACCTAAAAGCTGGAGATTCTTTCCTTAAACATCCTGTAAAAGAGGTTTATACTTTCCAAGCCGTTGGGACTACTGAGTTCCTTTATGTTACTTCTCAGCCAATTTTCCATCGCTACAGTAAAATTGTGAATGAGATGATAGAGTTAGTAAAGTCCATTGAAGCTAAAGATGGATATACTCTTAATCATTGCACAAGAATTACTCGTCTTTCTATGATAATTGGTGAGGCAATGGGAATGGATTCTGAGCAAATACTCAAGCTAAATTTAGCTTCCTTTTTTCATGATGTTGGAAAGGTTGAAATCCCTGAAAATATATTAAAAAAACCTGGGAAGTTAACAGATGAAGAATGGATTACCATGCGAAAACACCCTACTATTGGAAGAAATTTATTAGAAGGTTCAAATATCCCTGTGCTTGCATCAGTTGCAAAAATTGTAGAACAGCATCATGAGCGATTTGACGGAAAGGGCTATCCGAAAGGGTTAACTGGAGATGAAATTTCTATGGAAGCTGCTATTATTTCTGTCGTTGATTCCTTCGATGCGATGACAACCGATCGTGTCTACCAAGAAAGAAGATCCCCAGAATATGCATTTAATGAATTATTACAATGTCGTGGAACTATGTATCATCCCGAAGTTGTTGATAAGTTTATAGAATTAAAAGATAGTATACTAGGAGTGAGTGAAAAGTGA
- a CDS encoding 8-amino-7-oxononanoate synthase, protein MKKVLFSFVALLIFTISIAVSPAKAAYLPENDKYVEVSYEEARAIADLLGLKGVPLGEETARISFEVQEAMIAKIETIINKEIDHYYIWLTVNGQPVLGIDPPVVLI, encoded by the coding sequence GTGAAAAAAGTATTATTTTCTTTTGTAGCATTATTAATTTTTACTATCAGCATTGCAGTTTCACCTGCCAAAGCAGCTTATTTACCAGAAAACGATAAGTATGTAGAAGTTTCTTATGAAGAAGCACGTGCCATTGCTGATTTATTAGGATTAAAGGGTGTTCCACTTGGTGAAGAGACAGCTAGAATTTCATTTGAAGTCCAAGAAGCTATGATTGCTAAGATTGAAACAATTATTAATAAAGAAATAGACCACTATTATATCTGGCTAACAGTTAACGGACAACCAGTTTTAGGAATTGATCCTCCTGTAGTTTTAATTTAA
- the gloA2 gene encoding SMU1112c/YaeR family gloxylase I-like metalloprotein, with amino-acid sequence MKLNKIHHIAIICGNYEKSKEFYTEILGLTPKNEVYRQQRDSYKLDLEVNGQYQIELFSFPNPPDRPSFPEAAGLRHLAFEVENIEEAVEELVKKRIEVETIRVDEFTEKKFTFFADPDGLPIELYEK; translated from the coding sequence ATGAAACTAAACAAAATTCATCACATTGCCATCATTTGCGGCAACTATGAGAAATCAAAGGAATTTTATACTGAAATCCTCGGACTAACACCAAAAAACGAAGTCTATCGGCAACAGAGAGACTCCTACAAGCTTGACCTAGAGGTGAACGGCCAATACCAAATCGAACTCTTTTCGTTTCCAAATCCTCCAGATAGACCGAGCTTTCCTGAAGCGGCAGGGCTAAGACATTTGGCATTTGAAGTAGAGAATATTGAAGAAGCAGTAGAAGAGTTAGTCAAGAAGAGAATTGAGGTAGAGACGATTAGAGTGGATGAATTTACAGAGAAAAAATTTACGTTTTTTGCGGATCCTGATGGATTGCCTATTGAATTATATGAAAAGTAA